DNA from Tachypleus tridentatus isolate NWPU-2018 chromosome 8, ASM421037v1, whole genome shotgun sequence:
caaataaccTGAACTTATTAAATCTTAAAGAGAATTGTTCAAAAGTTGAATTAATGATATCTGAAAATTGCATTTGCAAGCTCCAAatgtatattttctaataaatttcAATATCTGTCATGCGTTTTTTTTaggtttggaaaatatttaaaagtaccaTTGTAAACATCAAGTTTAAAACTTTTCAGTTTGGTTTCAAAAGCTTTTCAAAAGCTGTATTTTGGTGTTCAAGTCTTTTAGATGTGAGaagaaatctgtaaaaaaaacataaatttacaaaTCCACACAACATCAGATAATTCTTGACaagaaaaattttatttgtaaaaaacagaCTAATTTTATCCAAATACTCAGAGAATCAAACTTATATTGTACATAAGTAGTCCTGTATACACCAAATTCTTCTCTCTCAGTAAATTTTGAAGTTGTCTTTTTTTCAGAGCATGTGCAGAAATAAAATTAACCTTGTTTACAATTTCCATCACTTTTTTCTTCAAGCTCCTTAAGGCCAGTTTTTGTACACAAAGTCCCCTcgtgtataatacaatgaaaaccTACCAGTTGATgtcaaacatatttacaaaacctGCTTTTTACCAATCAATCATTCTGGGTGCTCTGTCAGTTGTCCCGGAAACTATTTCTGAAAGGTCAACCTGTCCAGTGGATAATTCCTGTAACATCAGTGCTCTCATCAAGACGAATGGAAAGGAATTTACCTGAAAAAATGTCTTTTATTAGCtgttctgctatgtttgttttcATCTTTAATATTCTGTCTTTTACTGTGGTTCTACTAATGcgctgaatatttttttctttttctggaaaACCATCAAAAAGGAAAGTAGTCCATTTTAGCCATGATTCTTTAATATACTCTCCACCATTAAGTGGGTTTTCATGTTGAGCAATAATCTTTGAAATCTCAAAACTAGCAGCAACTAAGTTGGAACTACCtgaaacaaatttcatcaaaacatttgacTGCATGTTGTTGTTGCCGACTCCTCGAGAAAtgtgttctttttgttcttgCTCATCCTTATTGCAAAGccatttatgaacagtttcataatgccactttacagaggaagtcctgcacatcACTCTTTCAGAACATAAGATGCATAATGCTTTATCACCCTTTTTGTTCATGCCAAATCTTTCAATCCACGATTACTGTAAATCTCTGCTGCTACTCCTTCCATTTGAACGTCTTGTTTCTTCACGGGTTGAACTGATATTCTGAAAAgtgtaaatacaattttaaaatatctcaccAATTAACTTATTACCGTAACCTAACAGTAGGTAAACATTTATatcactgatataaaaataaatccatAATTAACAAACTAATAGAAAATATACGCATGCCACGCCAAATagcataattttaacaatataattcatatattttctgCGAAAAAATGAATGCATATTTACCgttattatcactaaatatccagtatttacttacaaacaacagaaaaaaaatacaagcaGAGCGAAACCAACACcaacagtttacttttatttttactcaaaTACTGGTGTGTGCACTGAGTCTGCGACAAATTGAAAACGTGCCATCCGATGTCACGTGTTCTTGCAACCGCAAAGCTGGCACCAAGAGCACGTGAGACGTTTCCTGTGAACATTTCTCACTACTCCCGGGTTGAAAAAAAGTCATTCGCTGCTGCATTTGGCAATAATGATAATCATTACgtatatacttatttattatgGGTTAGCGTTGGGATTTAAAAAATCAGGAGGCGGCACTGCATGCCGCGTGCCAACAAAATTGTTTCGCGAGCCATCACTGCTCCAGTCTGTCACTTAAAAACTACGAATACCTAATgaaaataaccctcgtgtagctttgcgtgaaaattctaaaacaaacaaactaagagcAGCTGAAAATTTCATAGCTTTGTTAGAATTAGACTAAATGATAAGCTTGCCCTTTCATAAGCAATTTATAACATATCTGTAGTAAGGTTTACTATGGTAATGTTCCTTAATTTTCATGCAGGTTTTCTCAACGTGATTAATAATATCCAAGTAAATCGGATGTCAGAAGGTCATAAACATGGACTTATGCTCTTGTTCAGGTGAAGGTTATATATAGCAGCTTGTATTTAATGAAAGCTTGTATCAATTTAATCATGTGGGGCTTATATTAAGGGGTAATACAAGTATTTCTATACTATGTAAATCGAAACAGACTTCGTTCGACACGAGTGATGTAAGAATTGTGGGATACCTATCTAAGACGTATTTGATATGAAGAGCGGTATAACATTATCTTATTATCCTAGTATCAGATAAGAACCCTCAACATAAATTAAAAGCAGATCTTTAAAGAATGTTTTCTAGTATATACAGAAAAGATTAAGAAAGTGTTTACTTTCAGTTTTATAGATGTGGCTACTGCAGCTGACTCATTTCATTTTTATGGCTTAGCGATTACAGTTTGCTCATCTTATTTCCCAATTTTGACTATTACAGCTGACTAGTCTCATTTTGAAGAAGTGGCTAGCAATGACAGCTGGTTTAACTCATTTACAAGATTCAGCTATCGTATCACCTTAAACGTTtaccataatataaaacaaaatgtgttagaCAGCGATGTGAAATATAGTTATAACTATTATATACAGTTTTGACTTATATGTATAATTTACGTATAAATATAGTTTCTGAACAAATGTTTATTCatctgtttatt
Protein-coding regions in this window:
- the LOC143224092 gene encoding uncharacterized protein LOC143224092, encoding MNKKGDKALCILCSERVMCRTSSVKWHYETVHKWLCNKDEQEQKEHISRGVGNNNMQSNVLMKFVSGSSNLVAASFEISKIIAQHENPLNGGEYIKESWLKWTTFLFDGFPEKEKNIQRISRTTVKDRILKMKTNIAEQLIKDIFSGKFLSIRLDESTDVTGIIHWTG